The window CATGGTGCTAACTCCCAAAGTGAGCCCGGCGCCGGTACCCACAGCCGCTAAAAGCAAAGTAGCCAATACCACTCCCGCCAGCCAGGGGTTCAGATAACCAAGCACAAACAAAGGCAGGGCCTGCGCTGGAATAATATCCGGGTGATTAATACGCATAAACAACCCTACCATAATCCCTGCAAGGCCTATCAAAGGCCCGATAACGGCGCTAAGCAGTGCGCCCCGCTTTGCTTTGGCCACATCCCCGGCCGCCAGTACCGCCTGAAAATAAATCTGGCTGGACAACACCCCCACAAAGAGGGAAAAGGCAGCTGCCAAATCCTGGTTTACCCCGCGTCCAAATAAACTAAACCAGGGAAACCGGGGAAATGCTGTAGCTATACCGGCCGGCCCTCCCATGTGGTACAGAGCAAAGCCGCCACATAACATCAGAGAAAGTACCGTGAGTATAATCTTTGCCGTGCCGATTAGACCCGTAGCCCATACACCACCGGACAGCACATAGATGCCCATCAGAATCACCGCTACCATGGGCGCATAACGGACAGACAGCGGCAGAACAGTGACCAGCAATGCCGAAGAGGACATAATCTGCGGAACAATATTAAAAAAAATTCCCAGGGAAACAAAAATCACGGCAAGAACGCCGGCTGCTCTGCCATACTCCGTTTGCAAAATTCCTGTTACCGTTTCCTCTGTCCGTTGCCACAAAGGCCTGGCCAGGAAAATGCCCAGAAAAAAACAGGCTATTCCTCCTCCCAGTGTAAACCACCAGGCGGAAAAACCGTACATAAAGGCCAATTGCGCTGTCCCCACCGTAGAAGCGCCTCCCACCAGCGTTCCCATGATGGTTCCCGCCACCAGAATGCTGCCCGCCTTTCTCCCGGTTACGGAAAAGTCCTGAGAATTCTGGACCTTTTTACCCGAATAGCTTCCCAGAAAAACAATTAATAATAGTGTTAATACCATCCCTACTCCATGTTGGCCGGAAAGAGTCATGATCTAATCCTTTCTCGTCTGCGAGGTGTATAATTCATAATTATTACAGAAGTAGCCATTTAATCCCTGCAAAGTAAAAAGGCTATATCACATCATAGCCTTTTGCATCTGCTTTCTTACAATTGTTTAGGCCTCGTCATCCACTTTTTTTTCATTTGTCTCCCTTTTCTGCAGCAAACTCTGTAGTAAATTATGGCGGCGCAGCCAGAGGACATAAAGGACAGCCCCTGCATAAAGCAGACCGCCCACAGCAAAAACACCGCCTCCAAGAGCCCTCATTAACAGATATGGATGAAGCAGTTGGTGGGCCACGGCATAATCCATTCCCACTATTCGCACTAAATAAGTCTGCAGCAAGCCTGCCACCGCCAGTGCTCCGCCCATGATTATCAGTCCTGCGTTTAGCAGCAGAAATCCCCAGACAGCCCAATTTTTCTGCTGTTTTGGCCAGTGGCTGTCCCGGGTCAGTATATAAGTACAGCCTGCCAGCACCAGCATACCAACGGCCCCAAATAACGCCAGATGTGCATGGGAAGATGTTAAATATGTGGCCCTGGCATAGCGGTTAAAGTGTGGTACCGCCAAAAGCATCCCCAGCATAGCTGCGCCTGCCACATGATAAACTACACTGGCAAAGGTAAATCCAAGAGACAGCCTGGCACCAAAATTTAAGCTTCCCCAAGGGACTTCCCGGATTCCAAGATAGAAGATGTACGCCAGCAAAAATAGGGCGGCCACCTGAATGACGCTAAATATCCCTCCTATCCACAGCCACATTGGAGGAGTACCGATCCAATAGTAATGATGGCCGGTAGCAAAGGTTGCTCCCACAATTAACAGGGCAAGCTGCAGAAAAAGCAATTTCTCCAGTGTTTTTCTCCTGGCTTTGCCGACAGTTAGTAAAAAAGCCACCAAAGCCCCGATTAAGAGCAATTCTTTGCTGAGTTCTTCCCACATGTGCACTACCCAGAAACGGATTATTTCATCGATGGTTGGATGCACATACTCTATCAGGTTGGGAATAAAAAGGACAATTAGGGATATGGCTCCTGAGAGCATCCCCAACATTGTGACCCTGCCACG is drawn from Dethiobacter alkaliphilus AHT 1 and contains these coding sequences:
- a CDS encoding cbb3-type cytochrome c oxidase subunit I, with amino-acid sequence MFKALRQIGDFFFHRHKPAAKKVKEPEYVSQAVAIPYALVTLLLLAFQGVAATFGATEAVFPNLPSPVRAEVGRAVHLNIAVFWPLLGSMGMVYYFFIQEAEKELYSLRLAWLQFFVLIASGLGAITFLAFGLMRGMEYREAALVFDLGIAVGLAIFVYNLTRTYFLSAVRGRVTMLGMLSGAISLIVLFIPNLIEYVHPTIDEIIRFWVVHMWEELSKELLLIGALVAFLLTVGKARRKTLEKLLFLQLALLIVGATFATGHHYYWIGTPPMWLWIGGIFSVIQVAALFLLAYIFYLGIREVPWGSLNFGARLSLGFTFASVVYHVAGAAMLGMLLAVPHFNRYARATYLTSSHAHLALFGAVGMLVLAGCTYILTRDSHWPKQQKNWAVWGFLLLNAGLIIMGGALAVAGLLQTYLVRIVGMDYAVAHQLLHPYLLMRALGGGVFAVGGLLYAGAVLYVLWLRRHNLLQSLLQKRETNEKKVDDEA
- a CDS encoding sodium:solute symporter family protein; translation: MTLSGQHGVGMVLTLLLIVFLGSYSGKKVQNSQDFSVTGRKAGSILVAGTIMGTLVGGASTVGTAQLAFMYGFSAWWFTLGGGIACFFLGIFLARPLWQRTEETVTGILQTEYGRAAGVLAVIFVSLGIFFNIVPQIMSSSALLVTVLPLSVRYAPMVAVILMGIYVLSGGVWATGLIGTAKIILTVLSLMLCGGFALYHMGGPAGIATAFPRFPWFSLFGRGVNQDLAAAFSLFVGVLSSQIYFQAVLAAGDVAKAKRGALLSAVIGPLIGLAGIMVGLFMRINHPDIIPAQALPLFVLGYLNPWLAGVVLATLLLAAVGTGAGLTLGVSTMLCRDIFQPICPNVKERGILLAFRLFIALILFVGLCVIYLAGGSEIILEWSYLSLGLRGATIFFPLLGVLYLGGKVSPQAGTLAVVAGPASVIAAGIFMPWELNPLYIGLVVSITFIIGGLVHKAYRKTNQPYSEQG